The Triticum aestivum cultivar Chinese Spring chromosome 3A, IWGSC CS RefSeq v2.1, whole genome shotgun sequence genome includes a region encoding these proteins:
- the LOC123062059 gene encoding probable WRKY transcription factor 65: MSDCSTGTDSPRADSVDEQPPADAESPGVGQSKRDHPSPSSPLPPPKRSRRSVEKRVVSVPIAECGERAKTNGEGPPPPDSWAWRKYGQKPIKGSPYPRGYYRCSSSKGCPARKQVERSRADPTVLLVTYSYDHNHPWPAPKTGCHPTKSSPRLVEPKPEPGTPVECQPEHGPEAPEHGPEAPEQEQEEEHEQKPVIGLADPAAITTVTAATEEEESFDFGWFDQYPTWPRTALYVPAFDVAPPPEDWERELQGEDALFAGLGELPECAIVFGRRRDLALPATAPCS; encoded by the exons ATGTCGGACTGCAGCACCGGCACGGACTCGCCGCGGGCCGACTCCGTCGACGAGCAGCCGCCCGCCGACGCCGAGTCGCCCGGCGTTGGCCAGAGCAAGCGCGACCACCCCTCGCCGTCGTCCCCGCTGCCGCCGCCCAAGCGCAG CCGGAGATCCGTGGAGAAGAGGGTGGTGTCGGTGCCGATTGCCGAGTGCGGCGAGCGGGCCAAGACCAACGGCgagggcccgccgccgccggactcgtGGGCGTGGCGCAAGTACGGCCAGAAGCCCATCAAGGGATCCCCCTACCCGCG GGGGTACTACCGCTGCAGCAGCTCCAAGGGGTGCCCGGCGAGGAAGCAGGTGGAGCGCAGCCGCGCCGACCCCACCGTGCTACTCGTCACCTACTCCTACGATCACAACCACCCGTGGCCGGCGCCCAAGACCGGCTGCCACCCCACCAAGTCCTCCCCGCGCCTGGTGGAGCCCAAGCCCGAGCCCGGCACGCCGGTGGAGTGCCAGCCCGAGCACGGACCCGAGGCGCCGGAGCACGGGCCTGAGGCGCCGGAGCAAGAGCAGGAGGAGGAGCATGAGCAGAAGCCTGTCATCGGCCTGGCCGACCCCGCGGCGATCACGACGGTGACCGCGGcgaccgaggaggaggagagcTTCGACTTCGGGTGGTTCGACCAGTACCCGACGTGGCCCCGGACGGCGCTGTACGTGCCGGCGTTCGacgtggcgccgccgccggaggactGGGAACGCGAGCTGCAGGGGGAGGACGCGCTCTTCGCGGGGCTGGGCGAGCTCCCGGAGTGCGCCATCGTGTTCGGCCGCCGGCGCGACCTGGCCCTGCCGGCCACCGCGCCCTGCTCCTGA